The following proteins come from a genomic window of Micromonospora zamorensis:
- a CDS encoding M23 family metallopeptidase, which yields MTGASRQSVRIGVIASILTGVLLLLCCTGGTAAFFLSGLGGDGEDGDSLAGFGCGPIRPVDIVGELPRFTEYGDAQVRNAAIIIKVGQDLGVPSRGWVIALATAMQESALRNLANSDVPESLALPHEGVGADHDSLGLFQQRPGWGSVAERMTPSYTARKFYEKLVKVRSWQRRPLTVVAQQVQISAYPDAYAKHEELASKIVDALAGGAARTVEINGKAVCDAAERGEIAASGWTAPIPGDVGSGFRTASRPSHNGVDIGAAKGTEIRAAAAGRVLVARCDPDNRGRRDCDVDGYPDKGGCGWYVDLLHAGGYITRYCHMVVQPRVRLHQIVPAGEVIGQVGSSGNSSGPHLHFEVHLRNDRSSRGAVDPVPFMRARGAPLRAAE from the coding sequence ATGACCGGCGCCAGCCGGCAGTCGGTGCGGATCGGCGTGATCGCCAGCATCCTCACCGGTGTGCTTCTCCTCCTCTGCTGCACCGGGGGTACTGCGGCGTTCTTCCTCAGTGGGCTCGGCGGCGACGGTGAGGACGGGGACTCCTTGGCAGGCTTCGGCTGCGGCCCGATCCGCCCGGTGGACATCGTGGGCGAGTTGCCGCGGTTCACCGAGTACGGCGACGCACAGGTCCGCAACGCCGCCATCATCATCAAGGTCGGCCAGGACCTGGGGGTGCCCTCCCGGGGCTGGGTGATCGCGCTGGCGACCGCGATGCAGGAATCCGCGCTGCGCAACCTGGCGAACAGTGACGTGCCCGAGTCCCTGGCCCTGCCACACGAGGGCGTCGGAGCGGACCACGACTCGCTGGGCCTGTTCCAGCAGCGGCCGGGGTGGGGCTCGGTCGCCGAGCGGATGACCCCCTCGTACACGGCTCGCAAGTTCTACGAGAAGCTCGTCAAGGTCCGGAGCTGGCAGCGCCGACCGCTGACGGTGGTGGCGCAGCAGGTTCAGATCAGCGCCTATCCGGACGCGTACGCCAAGCACGAGGAGCTGGCCAGCAAGATCGTGGATGCGCTGGCCGGTGGGGCGGCCCGTACCGTCGAGATCAACGGCAAGGCGGTGTGCGACGCGGCCGAGCGTGGCGAGATTGCTGCCTCCGGCTGGACCGCGCCGATCCCTGGCGACGTCGGTTCCGGCTTCCGCACCGCCAGCCGGCCCAGCCACAACGGGGTGGACATCGGCGCGGCCAAGGGCACCGAGATTCGCGCCGCCGCAGCCGGTCGTGTGCTGGTCGCCCGCTGCGACCCGGACAACAGGGGCCGGCGGGACTGCGACGTGGACGGCTACCCCGACAAGGGCGGCTGCGGTTGGTACGTCGACCTGCTGCACGCTGGCGGCTACATCACCCGGTACTGCCACATGGTGGTTCAGCCGCGCGTCAGACTGCATCAGATCGTCCCGGCCGGTGAGGTCATCGGGCAGGTTGGCAGCAGCGGCAACTCGTCCGGGCCGCACCTGCACTTCGAGGTGCACCTGCGCAACGACCGGTCCAGCCGGGGCGCGGTCGATCCGGTCCCGTTCATGCGCGCACGGGGTGCCCCGCTGCGCGCCGCCGAGTGA